In Arsenophonus sp. aPb, one DNA window encodes the following:
- a CDS encoding RidA family protein produces MSIQYIDPENRWSEATLFHNTLYYTSVPENLEGDIIQQTTSALQAIDNILTRVGSNKSKILDATIFLADKTDLAGMNQVWDSWVVPGRAPVRCTVQAILMNPKYKIEIKIVAAIADQ; encoded by the coding sequence ATGTCTATTCAATATATTGATCCAGAAAATCGCTGGTCAGAAGCTACCCTATTTCACAATACCCTCTATTACACCAGTGTTCCTGAAAATCTTGAGGGTGATATTATTCAACAAACCACCAGTGCTTTGCAGGCAATTGATAACATTTTAACCCGCGTCGGTTCAAATAAAAGTAAGATCCTTGATGCTACTATCTTTCTGGCCGATAAAACTGATTTGGCAGGCATGAACCAAGTGTGGGATAGCTGGGTTGTACCGGGTAGAGCGCCTGTTCGCTGTACAGTGCAAGCTATTTTAATGAATCCTAAATATAAAATAGAGATCAAAATTGTTGCTGCAATCGCGGATCAATAA
- the tsaB gene encoding tRNA (adenosine(37)-N6)-threonylcarbamoyltransferase complex dimerization subunit type 1 TsaB — protein sequence MATHILAIDTATEACSVALWHDGEIFTQFAVSPREHTRKILPMVEQCLIDAQLELQHIDVLAFGRGPGSFTGVRIAVGIAQGLAFGADLPMVGISSLLTMAQGAYRQSGAKKVLVAIDARMGEIYSACYELKPDGDWQGEETEAVLKPEQFLAKINSLSGQWAIAGTGWSAYPILRMTNLNLLDSGICLPDAQDMLLLALQAWQKGKTVQVEEAQPVYLRNEVSWKKLPGR from the coding sequence ATGGCAACCCATATATTAGCGATTGATACGGCCACTGAAGCGTGTTCAGTCGCACTGTGGCACGATGGTGAAATTTTTACTCAATTTGCCGTTTCACCGCGGGAACACACCAGAAAAATATTGCCAATGGTAGAACAGTGTCTTATTGATGCACAATTGGAATTACAACATATCGATGTTTTAGCTTTTGGCCGTGGTCCAGGTAGTTTTACCGGTGTTCGGATTGCTGTAGGTATTGCTCAGGGTTTGGCCTTTGGGGCTGATTTGCCTATGGTAGGTATTTCTTCTTTATTAACTATGGCGCAAGGCGCTTATCGTCAATCAGGGGCAAAAAAAGTATTGGTAGCGATAGATGCAAGAATGGGAGAAATTTATTCTGCTTGCTATGAACTTAAACCAGATGGTGATTGGCAAGGCGAAGAGACGGAGGCGGTACTGAAACCAGAACAGTTTTTAGCCAAAATAAATAGCTTAAGTGGGCAGTGGGCTATTGCCGGGACAGGTTGGTCAGCCTATCCTATATTAAGAATGACAAATTTAAATTTATTGGACAGTGGTATTTGTTTACCTGATGCGCAAGATATGTTGCTTTTAGCCTTACAAGCGTGGCAAAAAGGTAAAACAGTTCAGGTTGAAGAAGCCCAGCCGGTTTATTTACGTAATGAAGTTAGTTGGAAAAAGTTACCCGGTCGTTGA
- a CDS encoding Slp family lipoprotein has translation MKIKLNYQVAIKASLLAGVVLLTGCVSIPASIKGTTQTPVENLSAVREAPELYIGQEGRFGGKVISVLNSNNQTRLEIAVMPLSKYDAAPRLNTPSVGRIYAYIGRFLEPSDFNGRYITVVGTITGIELGKIDLVSYQYVKIAVSGFQRWNQMQSVVLPPSGWGYGSPWYPNYPNSPYYWNWGPWGYPVGEAEIRTYLTE, from the coding sequence ATGAAAATAAAGTTAAACTACCAGGTTGCCATAAAGGCTTCTCTGTTGGCTGGTGTTGTTTTATTAACTGGGTGTGTTTCTATTCCTGCTTCAATTAAAGGAACCACGCAAACACCGGTTGAAAATTTATCAGCAGTGCGCGAGGCTCCTGAGCTTTATATTGGTCAAGAAGGGCGCTTTGGCGGTAAGGTGATCTCTGTTTTAAACAGTAATAACCAAACTCGGCTTGAAATTGCAGTGATGCCTTTAAGTAAATATGACGCTGCACCAAGATTAAATACACCGTCAGTAGGACGTATATATGCCTATATCGGCCGTTTTTTAGAGCCCTCTGATTTTAATGGGCGCTATATTACCGTCGTTGGGACAATTACTGGTATTGAATTAGGAAAAATTGATTTAGTTTCCTATCAGTATGTCAAAATTGCAGTATCAGGTTTTCAACGCTGGAATCAAATGCAATCTGTTGTATTACCACCTTCAGGATGGGGATATGGATCGCCATGGTATCCAAATTATCCTAATTCGCCTTATTATTGGAATTGGGGGCCTTGGGGTTATCCTGTTGGTGAGGCTGAAATACGCACTTATCTAACCGAATAA